In the genome of Fusarium poae strain DAOMC 252244 chromosome 1, whole genome shotgun sequence, the window TCAGTACGCAGAATCAAAGGCACGCTACTATTCTGCAAGTGACTATCATGAGATGTACAAGTCTGGAAAGATGACCCCTCTCCAAGTTGCCGAGACCCTTCTACCTCACATCTCTAGACCTGACGGAAAGTATGCGGATGGTTGGGTTGAAAATCACGGCAAGGATCATCTCGTCCTTGAGGCTGCCAAAGCTTCAACTGAGCGTTATGCTGCTGGTAAACCTCTGGGTGTTTTGGATGGTGTACCTATCGGTGTCAAAGACGATACTGATGTCAAGGGCTTCCATAACCACATCGGCATGAAGTACAATCCCGCGATTGAAACTttcaaggaaaagaaagagtcCTCATGGCCGGTGAAGAAGCTCCAGGAAGCTGGTGCTGTGGTGATTGGCAAAAACGCCATGCATGAGCTTGGGTCTGGTAAGTTTTCCCTTCAAAATATCATCAAATAAACTACTGACCTTGATCAGATACCAGTGGATGCAATGTGAGCACGAATTCCATCATACTAAACTGTAACTGACACATTTAGGCCGCCCAAGGAACACCCGCCAACTGGCACAACAAGTCATATTATCCAGGAGGTTCTTCTTCTGGAGGCTCATCTGCCGTCTCAGTCGGTATCGTGCCCATCTCCGTTGGCACAGATGCCGGAGGAAGTATTCGCATTCCTCCGACCTTCAACGGTGTCTACGGCCTGAAGACGACTCACAACAGAGCTGTGTACATGAATAACACCATGTGTATCACCGGGCCTATCGCAGCAAACGTCGCAGACCTGACCATTGCGTATCGTATCATGTCACAGCCCAATCCTGACTGCCACGTTCAAGGCCGTTTTGCACTTTCTGTCCCGCCACCTAAAGACCAGAAAAAGGTCATTGGTATCTACCGCGACTGGTGGAACCAAGCCGACCCGCGTGTCCAAGAGATTTGTGAACGGGCAGTCGATTATCTCTCCAACAAATGCGGCTACGAACTCGTCGACATCACAATCCCTTACATCCCCGAGGCGCAGCTTGCACACAGTGTAATCTGTATCACCGAGATGGCAGAGTCTGCTCGTCGGCGAACCCCTAATCCCGCAGATTGGCTTTCTCTTGTCGGTGCTGCTAATAAAGTTCTGATGACTGTCGGAACCAGGACACCTGCTGCAGATCTTCTCAAGTATAGCGCGCTACGGGAGCTCATTATGCAGCATCTGGCGTTCTTGTTTCAGAAGCATCCTGGCCTTCTCATCCTCACACCAACGTCGCCTTTGATCGGATGGCCCATTGTTCCCGGTGATGAAGCCTACGGTATGAGTGATACCAACACTACCATCCGAAATATGctctatatcttcttggccaatTTGACCGGTACTCCTTCACTATCGGCACCTATCGGATATGTTGACCCAGACCAGGGTGAGGGTAAGCTACCCATTGGTTTGATGGCTACAGGAGAATGGGGTAGTGAGGAACAGCTCCTCGCATGGGCAGGTGAAGCAGAAGAGTATTTGCACAATGCAACAGAATCTGGTCGACGCAGACCTAATGAATGGTTGGATGTGGTGGATCTTGTGAAGGAGACATAGAATCACTTGGTTCCTTATTCATGGTTCATGACGAGCGAGTGTGAAGCTCTTGATTGTCAGAACTGCTCCACCGTTTTGCAACTGCAGGGTTTGGATACTTTGACGTAGCACAATCCTTGGATCGAATGCCTGGCACTTAACCATTGTATAGCGAACAAAAGTACAAGCGGGAAAATTTGAGTGATTGAAGTACAGTAACAGGATTTGTACATAGCAATTCAAGACGACACTGTTGAATTACCTCAAAGTGGTTTCATGTCCGTTTCATCATTGTTGATGCCTATCTTGGATCTTCGCTAATGCTACTATTTTCGTGGTGAGCTATCGTGTTACTTTGACAGGAACTTGGAAGCAAGGCTCATGAGACCTCCAGCGCCACCACCCTGTCCACCGGCACCTGCCTGTTGCTTGAAGTACATCTTCAGAGCGACCTCACCAGCCTGCTGGATAACACCCTCCTTGCTGGTTCCATCCGCTACCTTGCCGTTCGCAGCCTTGTTGTCAAATAGCTACAAGACTCATGTTAGCCGGGAGTTTCCTTATGTTTAATCCAATGGGTATCACTAACCTTACTGGCCTCGGCCAAGGCAAGACCAAGGAATGCAGTCTGGCTGTTGCCGCCAGCGCTACTCTGGCTTGAGCCTTGTGTGTACATCTTGAGGGCTTGCATAGCAGCGGCCGTACCGAGACTCTTGCTGTCCTGCTGGGGCTCGTCGTTGTCGTAGGTGCTCTTGTGCTGCTTGATGGCATCTAGTGGACACTCGTAGTCAGTATGATATCCCTCTTGATATAGATCTTAGTCTCTCACCTTcttcatcaagatcctcgTCAGCgagcttgttcttcttctgtccGAGAGCACCTAGAATGCTGCCAAAGAGGTCCTTGTCGCCAGATGATCCGGCCTTCTGGTGTGCCTCTTCCTTGGCGTTGTCAAAGTCGACGTCTCCGCCGAGGAAGCCTCCGAACCCACCACTACCTTG includes:
- a CDS encoding hypothetical protein (BUSCO:12162at5125) — its product is MAPSDFSDYPKPVEAPSVTYSPQVENNPIFRGLPLVIGANIISKVGFLQQYFWNNANFGIIKDIPALDDIPYRFHPTVTPLGPTGPMLEFGSELVQSQYAESKARYYSASDYHEMYKSGKMTPLQVAETLLPHISRPDGKYADGWVENHGKDHLVLEAAKASTERYAAGKPLGVLDGVPIGVKDDTDVKGFHNHIGMKYNPAIETFKEKKESSWPVKKLQEAGAVVIGKNAMHELGSDTSGCNAAQGTPANWHNKSYYPGGSSSGGSSAVSVGIVPISVGTDAGGSIRIPPTFNGVYGLKTTHNRAVYMNNTMCITGPIAANVADLTIAYRIMSQPNPDCHVQGRFALSVPPPKDQKKVIGIYRDWWNQADPRVQEICERAVDYLSNKCGYELVDITIPYIPEAQLAHSVICITEMAESARRRTPNPADWLSLVGAANKVLMTVGTRTPAADLLKYSALRELIMQHLAFLFQKHPGLLILTPTSPLIGWPIVPGDEAYGMSDTNTTIRNMLYIFLANLTGTPSLSAPIGYVDPDQGEGKLPIGLMATGEWGSEEQLLAWAGEAEEYLHNATESGRRRPNEWLDVVDLVKET
- a CDS encoding hypothetical protein (BUSCO:57470at5125) gives rise to the protein MDKLINAAKDYLDDDKDKRQDQSQQGHGQQQGYGGGQQQGYGQQQGYGQEGGYGQQQGGQYGQQQQQYPPAGGIQAQGSGGFGGFLGGDVDFDNAKEEAHQKAGSSGDKDLFGSILGALGQKKNKLADEDLDEEDAIKQHKSTYDNDEPQQDSKSLGTAAAMQALKMYTQGSSQSSAGGNSQTAFLGLALAEASKLFDNKAANGKVADGTSKEGVIQQAGEVALKMYFKQQAGAGGQGGGAGGLMSLASKFLSK